The Suricata suricatta isolate VVHF042 chromosome 16, meerkat_22Aug2017_6uvM2_HiC, whole genome shotgun sequence genome contains the following window.
GCTGAAATCCTGCACGGCTCTGAGTCAGCAGAGCCCGACCAAGGTCCCTTTCCTTCTTCAGGATGGACTCAGCTATTCCTAGCAAGggccagggacagagaggcaCAGGGGCACTAAAAGCCCCACCAGCTGGGGCTCCTAGGTTGTCAGCAGAGGTGTCCCCCACAGCACGGGGATGGCGGAGCTGGCCCACAACGCACAGGTGCCTGGGCAGAACAGGAATGGGTGGGGCTGTGCGGCCTCCTGCCTGAGAGGGGCccggagcaggggtggggggggggtcctgggaAGACTGCAGGGGGTCAAGCACAGCAGGGCTGACGTCGGATCTGCTCGCAGCAGGACCGGCTGCGGGGACATGTGACCTGTAGAGTCACCCAGATGGGCCCTGCGCTTGGGTTACTGTCTTGTTCTTGCCATCCTgagattgtttttcttattttaatgtcttatttatttttgagagagagagacagaatgtgagcaggggaaggggtggagagaaaaggagacgcagaatctgaagcaggctccaggctccgcactgtcagaacagagccctatgcggggctcgaacccacaagctctgagatcatgacctgagccaaagttggatgcttaactgagcctcccaggtggccccttttaaaaaaaatttttttcctttttttgagagagagcatgaacaggaaaggtccagagagagagagagagagaggggggcaggcaggcagacagagaatatgaagtcggttctgcactaacagcacagagcccgatgcagggctcagactcttgaactgtgaaattgtgacctgagctgaagttgaacacttaaccgactaagctatcCAAGGGGCACCACcatcctgagattttttttttaatgtttatttttgatggagacagaggatgaatgggggaagggcagagagacacagactctgaaacaggctccaggctgtcagcacagagcctgatgtggggctcgaacccacgaaccatgagatcatgacttgagccacagtcagatgcttacccgactgagccatccagccgccCCACCCTCCTGAAATTCTTAATTCAACAAGGGGCCAGCCTGTTCATTTTGCACCAGGCCCCACAAACTACGTGGCCCCTCCTGGCTGACAGATTGGAAGCAGGACATCAGGAAGAGAAGAGGCTAGGGTGACTGAGCTTGGGGCCTGAGCACCGGCAAAGGTGGCAGTGCTGTTCCGTGGGGTGGCTaaggcaggggctggaggaggaagccAAGTGGGCACGTGCTAAGCTGGAGGCGGTTTTGAGACCTCAGGTGAAGATGTCAGGTGGCCCATCAGACCTGCGTGtctggaggtcagagagaggggtccggactggagagagagaaatgtggttGTGGTTGGTGTTGGCCCAGAGGTGGCATTCAAGGCCGTCACCTGGGTGAGAACCGTACTCTGAGCCGTGGTACTCAGTCCAGCGCCgggaggtgaggggcaggaggCCGAGGggctggaagaagagaaggaaggagaagctgGAGGGATGGGGTGGCTTCCCAGGGATCCTGGAACCAAGGGGCGCCAGCTGGGAGGCTGAGAACACCGGAAGGGTTGTCTCAGTTGAGTctagaagtccaaagtcaaggtgtggcagggctgtgctcccttctccacctccagggaaggctcctccctgcctcttccagcttctggggccCCGGTGATCACTGGCGTCCCTTGGCACAGACAcatccttctgtctctgtctccatcatCCCAGGACCTTCTTCCCTTGCCTGTTTTCCCTCCCAGCGACACCACCACCCACTCCAATGTGACCTCATCTCAATTTATGTAATGATATTTATGCAGACCCTATGTCCAAATAAGGCCCTGTTCTGAGGTTCCCAAGGGTGGGTTATAGATTTGGGGGGATGCGATTCAACCCAGTGTAGAGGGTGATAGTGGGCCTCAGCAGTTGGTGAACAAAATTTCAGGAAGGTTGGGGTGACTGCCACCaaagtgctgttgctgggtcaccTAGAACTGAGTCCCAGCAGTGAATTTAGTCATGGAGGCTGCTGGTGATGGGAAGAGCTTCATCAGGGCGGGGAAGGGGGTGAAGGCCCAGGTGGATTCAgtccagaggagagggagagaggcgggCAGGAGAGTtctgaggaagggaagagaggaatggGCAGGAGCTGACGGAGACCAAGGCCAGCTGGTGCTACTTACACCCTTCTCCCCTGAGGTGCTGGAGGCTGGTACCCAGAGCTCCTTGCAAAGGAAGCTGGGAGGGGGGACCTGTCTGGGGGCCCCTGAGGAGACTGGGCCTGAAAGTTCTGCCCTGTGTACAGCTCAGGCAGTTTGGGTGGTGGTCAAGCCATCCTTGCCCTGCTGGGTTTGATGGACGCTGCCTGTGCCCCCGCCCCTAACCTCGATGGGAACAAGCAGTCGCAGCGGGAAGTTGGGAGTTCCTTCTAGCCCCATCCTGCACAGAGAAGGTCAAGTTAGCAAATGTCTGCACAGGTGTATCTAGAAGATGCAGTGTGTAACATGCATCCTTTTCCTGGTAATTAAAAAGCCTGTCTCCCACCTAGTGGAGTTACATTTCCCTGGTACTGTTGAAACCTCCTCTTTGAGTGGAGATTGTTTGGAGTTGAACTTTCTGTAGTAAACACCTATTCTTGTCTGTTTGCAGCCCCTCCTCCTGGACCTCTGTGTTTAGTGTCTTCCCCACGATCTGCTTCGGATTCCAGGTAACGTcagtgcgcgtgcgtgtgtgtggagGAGCGTGGCTTTGCGGGCTGTGGGGACTCTCTGCTCCCTCGGGAGAGTGtggcccccaccctcccagccccccatcaGGAAAGAAAGTTGAAGACTCGCTGTAGGACAAGATGGGCTCCCTTCTGGAAACCGTGCGTGTCGGTTGTGGGCTTGGTGGGGTGCGCATTGCTGTTGAACCTGGGAACCTGGCCTCAGCGACATCAGCAGCACGTTGCTGGGTCTGGGGTAGCTTGTGGGAATCTGGAACTTGCAAGATTCTCGAGGGGCCGTCACTGTGACTGGAGACCTGGGGCCACTCGCTCATGTGGGACACCTTTAGGCGGGTGGATCCTGCCCCCTGCGCCTTGGAGAGGAAGGATCCTGGCTCGGGGCTTGCGGGCAGGAGGGCTGGGTGGCATACAGGCTGGCCGTGTGGCACGGCGTACCAGGTAGAATATGTAGTCTGTGACACTGCGTTGTCACTGGGCGTGGCATCCGGGGGACCGGCTCCTGAGGAAACCCTGCCCAGGGCAGATTCAGAGACACCCTTTTCCAAGATGCTTGAAACTTGCAAAACCGTGGGAGGCGACCGGTGAAGGGGAGGGCGATCGGCTAGTGAACCCGGAGGGGAGGGTCCCGGCCGCTGTGGGAGAgctgcaggggtgaggcgggCGCCCCACACAGTGCTGGAGGGGGCACTGGAGGCCATGGGCTCCTCCCTCCAGGGGTTTCCAGTCTCCTGGCTGGAAGTGGTTGTTTGTAGCTTTCTTTTCATGGTTGATGATAGGAAAGATTTGCCTCTGTCCTAAGAATAACCACCGCCACCACCAAAACGGTCCCGGAGTGAAATCGAGTTcacggcgggggtggggggtgtccagCCCGACAGCAGTGCCTCCCAGCCtgacttttttcttcccttctctgtcatCCAGctcctgtttttgcttttcatcttgcattttctttgaggatcatttttgaaaaaaaagcccTGGAACATTTCCATTTATCTTCCTTATAAATCAGCCGAGCCCTCGCTTCTGGGGCTCAGCAAGCCGCTTATAGGAATTTCTCACATTGCTTCTTGCACGCCCAATATTTTGAAAGATCCAAAGCGATGATTTTGTCGTCAGCGTTGGAACACAGCCTCCGTCCCTCTCTCCTGTGCCCGGGCGCCATATGGTGTGGCAGGCTCGCACCGCGGGGGCCGCTTTCCAGATGCTGCCGAGGGCTGCCCCCCTCACCTTTGCCTCGGCTCCATCAGCTGATTCTCCTAGCAACCAGGGCCTGGGCTGCGGTTTCCAGGGACACGGGCTGCAGGGATGCAGCACTGGGGAGCCTGGAGAAGACGTGGATtgcagggttggggtggggatcaggccagaggcagggccaccaggatctgggggtggggggagggcagctgAGGGTGAAGATggtaggagagaggggaggggcggcCTGGTGGAGGGGTGGTGCAGGAGGGGGATGTCCCCTGTTGTCCTCAGGGGTCTGACACAGCTCTCCTCCCCCAAGCAGCAGGGTCCCCGGTCCAGCCCAGCCTGCACCTCCTCACGTCCCATGGGCccgtggaggggcagaggtggggtgcgggccctgctcccaggcccctggcaccccccgccccctggaTTTCTCTGTGGCTCTGCTTAAATGGCTCCATTGAGGCATCACAATGTCCGGTGCAGACAATTCACTCATTTCCCGCTGGTAACTCAGACGCCTGCGGCAACGCCATCGAGGGCACCCTGTGCCTCCCCACGCCCTGGCCCCCACAACTCTCCCTCTGGGTCCGCCTGTTTCGGGCATTTCTGTGTAATGGGGTTCTGCAGCAGGTGGTCCCTTGTGCCCGGCGTCCGTCCCCCAGCGTGAGGCTCTCCAGGTTCACCCTCTGGTGGCTGCAGTGAGGGTCCCATCCTCGGCCGGGGGGGTGTGAGGCCGGCGctcctctgcctgcccttccACCGCCCGGGGAGCAGCGAGCCAGCGCCAGCCCGGGGCAGCCCCGTCCTCGGGAGCCATGCTCTGGTTCCTGGTGTAAAAGCTGGAGAAACAGGGCCTAGGAGTCTCTGGACCCCCTGGAGGGAGGGCCACGTGtcccgccccacccctgcgctTGGCCTTGGCTGGGAGACCCCCGCCTCATGGTGTCCTGTGCCGTGCCGTCCCACCGACTCTGTGGGCCCTGGGGGCTGGCATGTACTCGGGAGCAGGGATGGGGAGACCCCGTCCTGGCACTGGGCCATCCAGGGACCCACGCGGACAGGCCTCAGAAAGGCCGTGGGGGCATGTGCAAGAGGCGGGGACCTCGGTCACCCCGCTTCCGCTGGTTGCGCCCCCTCTCGAGGGTCAGGCCACTGCGGCCCGGCTGAGCTGGCCTGTGGGCCAGCGGCTCCTACAAGGTCCcggagggagggagtgtgtgagCCCCCACCGCTCCCGAGGACGCACCCCTCCCTATCATGCTCCgtgaaggtggggggagggtggtgttTGGCTTGTTTATGGGCTCCGAGTGGGACTGTGACACGTGTGAGTGCTGGGGAGCGGGGCTGGGTTGGGGATGCTTCCTCGTTGCTGGAGGggcgtgtgggtgtgtgtaacCGGGTCACCCTGGAGCTCTGGGCCAGGCGCTGTGCTGCCTGGACTCGGAGGCATAAGTGAAGGAGATGAGGTTCTTGCCCTCACGTGGCTCACACATGCTGAACGAGCAAACTGGCAGTGCTCACGAGGGGCGtgtggggacacagggaggaggggggtgggtcCTGCTGTGGAGAGCATTCTGAAAGAAGGGGCAGGCACTGGCCGGCcccgagagagaatcccagccggAGGACCGGCACAAGCAAATGTCCTGAGGCAGCGAGCAGGGACAGAGGTGAACTGAGCTCAGTGGGTGAGGAAGGTGTGGCTCCTCGGGGCCTGgagaggcagcaggaggaggTGGTCAGCGTGTTTGGTTTGGATGGTAAGTGAGTAAAGAGGCTGACGTGTGTAGGAACTCTAGAACAGTCTGGAAGCTGTAGGGGGCATCAAGATAAAGCCTTGCCTCTCAGCCCTGGCTGTGTGGTGCTCAGGGTCTCCTGAGCTGCTTGTGAAATGCCACTGCCCAGGACCTGTCCCAAGGAAATAAAGTCCTTGATGTTGGCTacaagtattttatatttaaaattcctcATGACATTATCAACTGCACATGAATCCTATGAACCGTGGCTTTGTCTATTCCCATGTGACCCTCAGCCCAGGTCTAGAAGGTTACCGGCACCGTCAGAAGCTCCCTTAGTGACCTGGTCCACTCAATGGCAGCCTCATTTTGTCACCGGAAGTGGTGGCAGTTCTTGGGGGCCATTGGGCAGTGACCAGAGAcgtttttggttgtcacaactgggggcTGTTCCTGGCATCCAGTGGATTCACGCCAGAGATTCTGCCCAGCATCCTGCGGTGCACGGAATCGCCCCAAATGTCCAGGGTGCTGCAGTGGAGGGCCCTTGCTCCCTTGCAGTTAACCTGAACTTGAACTTCACGTCTGTAGAAACACGTTTTGTCTTGCTCGGTGGTCCGGCTGTGAGGTTGTACTTGGATGAATGTCTGCCAGTTTCCCTACTGGACCTTCTGTCAGCGGAACTGTGGGTggctccctgggctctggggccctCGGAGGGCTTAGGTTGTCCCCGGGGCCCCGAGCGCCCCCTGAGCCGCGCCCCTGCCTTGCAGTGTCACGAAGCCGCGGTGTCGATCTACTGTAGCATGAGCAACCAGAGCCTCCCTCACTGGGCCCTGGTGTCCGTGCTGTCCCTGCTGGCCTGCTGCCTCATCTACTCGCTGACAGGTGAGGCAGCGGGGGGCGCGGGAGACCCCGGCTAACCGGCGCTCAGCTGTGAAAGCCTTCGTGTGTTTCCTCCCGGCCCCCCAGCAAAGCCCCCATTTCACAGGGGGAGTAACTGGGGCGCATACAGCGTCTGTGGCTTGTCCAGGGTCTCCCGACTAGCTGTGCCGGGCTGAGACCCTGCTCGTACGCACTGCGCCCTGCCCTCTGCTGAGGGGACAACAGTGCGGGTCCCCTAGTATCACATCTGGGTGGCAACTCACAAAATGCCCTCGGGGATGCGATGGGTGTGGGTGCTCAGAGACCTGTGTTCTGGGCAGAAGGGCCTCCAAAGGTGGCGGAAGTGTGGCCCAGAGAGGGCTGTGAtatgctcagggtcacacagcgaGCCCCCAGCCCAGGTCTCAGGCTCAGGCCGAGCCGCTCTCCTCCTGCCCAGGGCTTCGGCGCCCCTGACCTGGGGAGCGCTGGGGCCACCCTGTGTGTCAGGCGCTGTGCACCTCCGTGGTCACCCGAGAGCCCTGGGGGACAGCACGGTGACGTGGCGCTCTCTGTCCATGATGTCCCCATGCCATGCCTTCCATCCTGTGTCTCCCGCCGGCAAGGCGCCTCTCTAGTCCGCTCCCTGGCTTTCCACCCTCTCGGCCTCCCAGGGGTTTACGGCTTCCTGACCTTCGGGATCGAGGTTTCCGCGGACATCTTGATGTCTTACCCAGGCGACGATGTGGTCATCATCGTGGCCCGGGCCCTCTTCGGTGTGTCCATCATGACCGTCTACCCCATCGTGCTCTTCCTGGGGAGGTGAGGCCCGGACAGGAGAAAACGGAGGCGGGGAGTGGAGGCGGAGCCTGGAGGCCAGGCTGCCCTGGACCGCACCCCGCGTGGCCCTTCTGTGTCGGCACCTGCTACAGCTCAGCTGCGTGCGGTCTGGCGGGGTCCTGGGGGGGGCGGtgcctggtgggggcagggagcccgCTGGGTGTGCGGGGTGCCCAGTGGGGGCGGGTGCGGCGCTGGAGCCATTGTGCCTTGTGGCCGCCAGGTCGGTGCTGCAGGATTTCTGGAGGAGGAGCTGGTGCCGGCCGTGTGGGCCCGGGGCCCTGGCCGAGCCCTCAGGGCCGTGGGTCCGGGTGCCGCTGACCGTCCTGTGGGTTGCCGTGACGCTGGCCATGGCCCTGCTCCTGCCCGACCTCAGCGAGATCATCGGCATCATTGGCGGGATCAGttccttcttcatcttcatcttcccaGGTGAGGCCCCCGCTCCACTCTGCGCAGTCTCCGCGTGTGGGGACTCGAGGgtccagggggcggggggggcgggggtcccaCGGAGAGGCTTTACTGACTGGACCGGGCCAGGGGCTGCGTGGGCCTTGAGTTAAACATGTTCGCAGGCCCCTTATCGGTGCACCTGCTGGAGTGCCGTTGTCACCCCGTCCTGCAGGGGAGAAGGTGGCTCTGGGAAGCACTTTGAGAGGCAAGTGCCGGTCCCGGGCTCCTCCCTCCGTCAGGCCCACCCTGGGTCTGCTGGACGCAGCTGTGCCAGCTGGGAGCCTTCCTGGCGGGTCACTTGGGTGCAGTCCCTGTGTCTTGCATGGGACCTTATGGTCCCAGCTGTTTTCTGTGCTGGAGAGGACCGGCCAGGATGGGTGGGCTCAGCGGGGGACATGCTGTCGGCAGAGGTGTCTGGCTTCCGGTCCCGGGAGAGCTgcttaaaagaagagagaagggaggtatCTGCCAGGTGTTAAAAATCTCCCAGTGTCAGGCCCCGAGTCTGGCCCTTGACCTCCGCTAGCCCGGAGGGGTGCTGTCCTTGTGGCCCGAGCAACAGCCTCGGGGCGGCGGAGATGTTAGGTGGATGCTGGCGTCTCTCAGGTCCCTGGGGATGGGCTCTTGAGCTCAGGGCCACTCTGGGTCAACAGCTCAGGGCGGGAGTGTCCCCGTGTGTCCTTCGCAGGTCTGTGCCTCATCTGTGCCGTCAGCGTCCAGCCTGTAGCTCCGTGCGTCAGGTGAGTGTCCCCGGACAAGGGTGACAGCGTGGGCACTTGGGCTGAGAGCGAGGGGATGGGGATGTGGCAGGGCCCACGGAGATCCCACGTCCTGCCGATGTGGAAAAGCGGCCGGCCCTGGGGCTTGGCGTGCCCACAGCGACGGGCCGTCTGAGCCAGGGATCGAGCCCCCGCCAGCCACGCTGGGGCCGCGTGCTGCCTGTGCTCACGCTCCCTTCTGCTCAGAGGTGATGGCCTGGGCTGAGAGCGGGGCCAGGCCACCCGTCCTGCAGACGGGGACGGACCCTTGTCCACGGGCGCACGGCAagtcagggcagagctgggactcagccCGGGCTGACAGGGTCCAGGCCGCTCgcctgcttcctccctgccccacgtTGTGGGTTAAGCAAGAGGAGTTGGGGGCACCCCTTTTTTCCAGCAGAGGGCCCTCCTCTCCTGCTTAGCCTGCGCTGCGCCTACGGCCTTGTCCTTTGCCCTTGAGGGGCCCAGTCTGACCCCGCTGAGAAAGGGAGTGTGCACACTGGCGTACCATACCTCAGCAGAGGCCTGGGTGCCTCTTGCTCCCATTCCACAGGTGTGAAGACTGAGGCTGAGGCAGGTAGAGAGATGCCGTCCGGTATTCGCTGGGGCGCTTACCACAGAAGTCAGTCTCTCCCGGCGCTCACGTCCACAGTCAGGGTGCCGGCAGGGCCAGGCTCCCTCTGAAGCTTCTAGAGCCCCTTCTGTTCTTGCCACTTCCTGCTTCTGGTGGCTCAAGGTGCCCCTGGCGTGTGGCTGCCTCACTCCGatccctgcccctctgtctctgcctcaaggCCCCCCGTGCCTCTTCCCTACAAGGACACCCGTCACTGCACTGAGGGCGCACACCAAACCCAGAGTGATCTCATCTCCAGATTTCTAACttcattacatctgcaaagaccttatttccagaTAGTCACGTTCGCGGGTTTGGGGTGGACCTGAATTCCAGGGACCACCCTTCAGCCCAGGGCGGATGCCCTTGCGTTAACAGCAGCTGAGGGCTTGGGTGCCCCCGGCAGGCCGCTGCCTCTCTCCCCGCTTCCCTCCAGGCCTGGCTTTCCCACAGCGGCGGGCCAGGCCTCGTCCCCTTCTGGGTGAAGGCTTTTCTGGACGCCTCTGAACCTGACTTGGGCTTGGGGCTGGCCGCCACGGTCTGGGGCCTCCTGCGCGGCTCCTTCCCTGCAGTGGTCTCTGAAGGCCCTGCTGTGTCTATTTTGTGCCTTGATCCAAGCTCACAACGCTTCTTCCTGGTGGGCTTTGAAGGTATTTCTAATTCTAGAGCGGGCGTAGGGCCTCTGATCCCTCAGAGCCACTCCGGGAGCCCGCAGGCCTCGGAACGTTCCCCACGCTCTCCCCACCTCCGCATCAGGGGCGTTCACCGCTCGGCCTCGCCAGACAAGTTATTTCTGTGACGCGGGTCCTGTGGCCTCTGTCGGGAGGTCAGAACCGCATCTGGTGTGCGTGCTCTCTGCTGGCGCGGCTTCCGTGGTTGTCCGGGCAGCCACCTCTGCCACCGCGCCCTCGTGCCCAGCCACCGTCCCCGTCGTGGGTGACTTCGGCCTTTCTGCTCCTTCGTCTTTTCCAGGGGGGCTTTGGGCCCCCCCTCCCGTGGCCCCCAGAGGGAAAGGGGTGGAAAGACgtctccttccccctcttccttggCCTTGATGAAAcgccagggaggaagggagtcCTGAGTTCACAGTTGCAGCGAGTGGTTTTGAGTGTTTGGGGCTGTTACAGCCGTTGTCTTGGAAACCGCCCCCTACAGGTGAGGGAGGACACtatgggtttttttcccaaaTCGGTGGCGCTACTGGCTTCGTGTGCTAGGCCGCCTGCATGCACTGGGCTGTCTGTGGGGCTCCGGAGGCGCGTGCTGATGCGGGTTTGTTGGCCCGGCAGGTGCTGTTTGGAGGTGTGGGGAGTGGTGTCCGTGCTCGTGGGCACCTTCATCTTTGGGCAGAGCACCGTGGCAGCCGCCTTGGAACTCTTCTGAGTGGGCGGGGGTCGGCTTGGCCCCACGCGGCCCGCTGTGAGACCCGAGTCCTTGTGTCATAAAGATGCTGGAGAAACGGACACCTTCTGCCTCCTGGGGCTGCTCACTGGGGCTTCTGCCCTTCAGACGGTTTGGGGGGACCTGCGTCCTGGGGCCGCCCTAACAAGGACCACAACCTGGGGGCTGTAGACTGCAGAGATGTCTCCCCTCGTGGTCTGGAGTCGGGGGTCCGAGATCcgggtgtgggcagggctgccgCGCTCTCTTTCCAGAAGGATCCACCGGCCCCTTCCAGGCTCTGGTGTGGCTGGCCGTCCTTGGCACGTCTTGGCCTTCGCTTCCCACGTGGTTGTCTGCCCTGTGTCTCTCCAAATatctctcctcttttttaaaatttattttgagagagacagagggtgagaaccggttggggaggggcagggaggaggaggatagAGGGTCCCgagccgagctgtcagcacagagccagatgcggggctcgaactcacgacctgcaagatcgagacctgagctgaagtcggatgcttagccaactgagtcccCCGGGTGCCCCCGAAATTTCCTTCCTCTTACGAGGACCCCGGTCATTGGATTAGAGCCACCTCGTAGTCCcgtgtgacctcatcttaatttacttaccatctgcaaagatcctctttccaaataaggtcacagtcaCGGCTTCTAAGAGTTGGGACTTGAACCTGATATTTCTAGGAGATACAGCTGATCATCGAAGTaggggctggggcccagggagcccTGCTTTGGCCCACTGTCCAGTGGGAGGACCCCTGGGATTCAGGGAACTGTGTGCGGTTTCCTCCGACCCCACCTCCATCCTGGGCTGAGGAGTCGCACTTGCCACTGAGGGCCAGGGGaccagggggcagggctgggggaaggaggggagggaggcagcttGCGGCCCAGCTGCTCCTACATGCCATGCTTGCCGGCGCTGACCCTGCGTGGGGCCTGGGCCGTCCTGGATGTCGCTGGATtcgggcccctccccctctgcctggggACGTCAGCTGGAGGCCAGCGGTGCTGGAGCCACGAGGGGCCGACGTCTGAGGACCCCTCCCTCAGGGTAGGCGGTGGGCCGGGCTCTGTCCTGTCGTGTGATGCGTACCTGACTGTGGGAGGCCAGTAGTGCGAGGACCGTGTTTACGAGTTTTTCCAGCCTTCCACCTGCACTGGTTTGTTTTCAGGTGTATGTAGTTCACAGGCCGTCAAGTTCACCCTGGCAAAGTGTACTATTTGTCAAGGCATAGGGTCGTCCGGCCGTCACCAGCGTCTGACTCTGGTTTGTGTTTGTCCCTCCGGGGGACCCGCACCCATTTCACATCGTGTAATGTTTCCAAATCGCAACTAAGACTTGGGGGAAGGGCATGTCCTTTGAGGCTCAGAGCTGGGGTCGGTTCTGTTCCACCATCCGTTTCTTTCCAGTGCATACTCCTGAGTGGCCGGGAGGGTGCGACCCGATTGGGCCAGTCCCAGGGACAAGGGTGACCTTGTGCCCCGCCGCCCCCATGCATGTGTAGACTCTGACCGAGTATGTGGGGGCACCGGAGTCTCCTCCACACGCCCGCTGATGACCAGCTCCACACATGCTGTGTCCAGAGGTCATGGCCTGCCTCTGGACGAGGGCCTCACGACCAGGACAGGCGCGGGGACAGAAGTACCCCTGAGCAGCAGTGCGAACGGACTCATTTATCACTTGCCCCCGTGTGCTTCCCGGCAGCGCTGGGGCCGTGGAGGGGCGGGCGTTTACGGAGTCCTAGGGAACAGAGTATGGTTGGGTGAGGCCAGGACCGTAAAAGGGGGCATTGTGTGAACTGGCTTTAGGCTTGAGCACTGGCTCTGCCGTGCGCAATGTCAAAATTTGGGGAGTTTATGAAACCCCTCTGGGATTCCGTTTCCCCACCAGCAAAATGGAGCAGGCTCACTGTGGAAGGAGAAGGCGGGCGGTCATGTATCCACGGCAGCCACGTGGCAGGACCTGAGCAACGGGTAGTTTTATGTCCAGAGAACCTCGGTGGAGATGGGGGGGAGAATGCTGAGCTTCCTAGCAGCCGAGGGAAAAGGGAAATAGGACCCTAGGGCTCCTCCAACAGCAGGAAAGCGTATCAGGGATGATGTGGACTgagaatgtggagagagagagagggggtgggggtcttTAAGGGGTGGTGCGTACCACCATGGGGGACAGTAGTTTTCATCTCGACCTGTGTCTGGTACAGACATGGTCCTCCGAGGACCGAGCATCAGCTCAACCGTCATCCCACAGGGACCTAGCGTGGCCAGAGGAACGAGGCTGGGACGCCATTCCGCCGTCTGCCCTGACGAAGGTAGGAGCTGACCCTGGCTGTCCTCCGAGGCGAAGGGACTCGCTCAGGTGTCAGCTTGGAGGAGGGGCTGAAGGGTGTCCCCCAGGTCGCCGTGGCGTCATGGAGGGCCTTGGGCACGGGCtctgggctgcaggctctgagccaggtcTGCCTGCCAcctacaagctgtgtgaccttggcc
Protein-coding sequences here:
- the SLC38A8 gene encoding putative sodium-coupled neutral amino acid transporter 8 isoform X2, whose protein sequence is MEGPAGGSPGPAEKPGPAAASPSLSSLGAVFILLKSALGAGLLNFPWAFHKAGGVTPAFLVELVSLVFLISGLVILGYAAAVSGQTTYQGVVGGLCGPALGRLCEACFIINLLMISVAFLRVIGDQLEKLCDFLLPGTPLAPQPWYVDQRLTLPLLSALVILPLSVPREIGFQKYTSILGTLAACYLALVIVVQYYVGSQGLVREPHPAQSPSSWTSVFSVFPTICFGFQCHEAAVSIYCSMSNQSLPHWALVSVLSLLACCLIYSLTGVYGFLTFGIEVSADILMSYPGDDVVIIVARALFGVSIMTVYPIVLFLGRSVLQDFWRRSWCRPCGPGALAEPSGPWVRVPLTVLWVAVTLAMALLLPDLSEIIGIIGGISSFFIFIFPGLCLICAVSVQPVAPCVRCCLEVWGVVSVLVGTFIFGQSTVAAALELF
- the SLC38A8 gene encoding putative sodium-coupled neutral amino acid transporter 8 isoform X1, with the translated sequence MEGPAGGSPGPAEKPGPAAASPSLSSLGAVFILLKSALGAGLLNFPWAFHKAGGVTPAFLVELVSLVFLISGLVILGYAAAVSGQTTYQGVVGGLCGPALGRLCEACFIINLLMISVAFLRVIGDQLEKLCDFLLPGTPLAPQPWYVDQRLTLPLLSALVILPLSVPREIGFQKYTSILGTLAACYLALVIVVQYYVGSQGLVREPHPAQRMDSAIPSKGQGQRGTGALKAPPAGAPRLSAEVSPTARGWRSWPTTHSPSSWTSVFSVFPTICFGFQCHEAAVSIYCSMSNQSLPHWALVSVLSLLACCLIYSLTGASLVRSLAFHPLGLPGVYGFLTFGIEVSADILMSYPGDDVVIIVARALFGVSIMTVYPIVLFLGRSVLQDFWRRSWCRPCGPGALAEPSGPWVRVPLTVLWVAVTLAMALLLPDLSEIIGIIGGISSFFIFIFPGLCLICAVSVQPVAPCVRCCLEVWGVVSVLVGTFIFGQSTVAAALELF